From the Acetomicrobium thermoterrenum DSM 13490 genome, the window ATACCTTATCGGTACCAATATCCATATATCTATATACCTGCCTAGAATCGACGGAAATTATCTCGCCCGAGATAGCAGGCGCTAGCTTTAGGGAAATGGCCGTCTTCCCGATAGCGGTGGGACCTATGATGGCGACCAGCTTAATTCTGCCTCTGTTATGAAGGTGCATTTTTTTCTCCTGAAGTTTCATCGACTTGAAATGTCCTTCGTTAAATTACTATAATCCAAATAACTTTGAAGCAGCAACGTTGCAGCAATCATGTCCACTTTGTTCCTTTTTTTCTTGCCCGACATCCCGCTATCGCGCAAATAATTCTGCGCGATAGTTGTGGTAAATCGCTCATCCCACAAAATAAAGGTTATATCGGGAAATTTTTTCTTCAATTTATCGGTCAACTCACTGATAGCATCAGCTTCCCTGTCTTTTTTTCCGTTTGTGCGAATGGGAAGCCCTATAACCACCTTTTTCACATTATGTTTTCTTATAAGCAAGGTTAAATCTTCGAGCCAGCTGCCCTGGGCATTCAAAAAGCCAACCCCTTGGGCAAATATGCCAAGGGGGTCGCTGATTGCAATTCCTATACGCACGCTCCCTATATCTAAAGCCAAAATGTGCTCCAACCGACTTATACCCCCAATAATTCGGTTAAAATCCTAGGTACGGCATTTAGGGCATCTTCCAGTTTTTCGACTTCCTTTCCTCCGGCCTGGGCGACATTAGGTCTCCCTCCTCCTCCACCGCCAACTATTTTCGCAATCCTATCGATAAATTTACCGGCATGTATACCATCTCTTACAGCATCCTCGTCTGCCATGGCGACAAGAACTACCTTCCCTTCAAAAGAGCTGCCTAAAACCAGTAAGACCTTTTTGAGTCCCTTTTTGAGATGGTCTCCAACTTGGCGCAATATATCGGCATCCAAATCCTCGAATTTGCCTGTCAACACGGTAAAACCATTTACTATTTGGCGTTGAGATAGTATTTTATCACATTGCGATAAAGCAAGTTTCAAATTAGACCTTTGCAATTCTGATTTTAAATTTTTAATATCCTGAAATACATCGGTAAACTTTTCCTTTAAAGATCCTGCTTCGACGCCGGAAATTAAGGTCAAATCCTTTACAAGATCAAACAACTCTTGATAATGACTTACGGCTGCCATCCCTGCCAGGGCTGTAATTCGTCTCAAACCCGATCCTATGCTTTCTTCTTCGACTATTTTTATCAAGCCAATGTCGCCGGTAGCATTAACGTGCAATCCGCCGCAAAGTTCGGCACAATAACCTGGTATCTGAATGACGCGCACTCTATCCCCGTATTTTTCATCGAAAAATGCCTTTGCACCTATTTTCTTAGCTTCTTCCATCGATGTCTCGAAGATGTTCAACTTGATATTGGCCTGTATGACCTCATTAGCAATTTGTTCTATTTTTACTATGTCGTCGCGAGATATTGCATCAAAATGGGTAAAATCGAACCGTAAGTAATCAGGAGAAACGTAGGAGCCTGCTTGACGAATGTGGGGGCCTAAGACACGCGTTAAGGCTTCGTGAACAATATGGGTAGAGGTATGGTGGCGCCTAATGGCATTTCTTCGTGAAAGGTCAACCTTAGCTTTCGCTTCATCATCGGCTGAAACATATCCCGACTTAACCCTGACACGATGAGCTATAAGCACATCGTGATAGTAATATGTATCAAGCACCTCCAATTTACCTGTGGACGTTTCTATCCATCCTTTATCTCCCACCTGTCCGCCCTTTTCGGCATAAAAAGGGGTTTCAGCCAACAGGATTTCTACCTCTTCCCCTTCATGAGCTTCCTCTACCTCCCGAGAATCCTTTAATATGGCCAAAACTTTCGATTCAGCTTCATCGCTCTCATATCCTACGAATTTCGTCGGACCAAATTTAGCCAAAAGGGCAGAATGAACTTCTTTCTGCACCGTCGATGCAAGCTGTTTGCTCGCAGTTCTTGCCATTTCCCTCTGACGCTCCATGCATCTCTCAAATTCTTCTCTATCGACTTCAATGCCCTGCTCTTGACATATCTCTTCGGTCAATTCAAGGGGAAAACCATATGTGTCGTATAAAGTAAAAGCTGTTTCTCCCGATAGTACCGAGCTACCGGATCTTACTACCCTTGATATCTCCTCTTCAAGCAAAGCGCTCCCCTGATCTAAGGTCCTGCTAAACCTTTTCTCCTCCAGATTAATAACAGATTCTATGGTGGATCTATATTCCACTAATTCTTTATAGTGATCGGCCATGATCTCAAGCAATTCGGGCATCAGTTCAATCAAAAAAGGCCTATCGAGGCCGAGCACTCTTCCATAACGCGACGCCCTTCTGAGCAACCTTCTAAGGACATATCCTCTACCCTCATTAGAGGGAAGCACGCCATCGGCTATCATGAATGCCAATGCTCTTAAATGATCGGCAATTACCCGCATGGCCGTATCAAAGCGTTTATTTGCGGCATATTCAACTCCTGACAAGCGCGATACCTTTTCAATTAAAGGCAGGAACAGATCGGTCTCGAAATCAGATCTGGCCCCCTGAACAATAGATGCCAGACGCTCCAATCCCATTCCCGTGTCAATGTTTTTCTTTGGCAAAGGCGTAAGGTTGCCTTCTTCGTCTCTGTTATATTGCATAAACACCAAATTCCACACTTCAAGATACCTATCACAATCGCACCCTACAAAACATTCGGGCTTTCCGCAAGAAAACGCCGGGCCTTGGTCGTATATCAGCTCCGAGCAGGGGCCACAAGGACCTATCGGGCCGGCAGCCCAAAAATTGTCCTTCTCTCCCATGCGCACAATTTTACTCTCAGGGAGGCCAACAACTTTATTCCAAATTTCGAAGGCTTCGTCGTCGTCCAAATAAATCGTAGCATACATTCTCTCCGGATCGAGACCAATTACTTCCGTTAAAAATTCCCACGCCCATGGAATGGCTCGTTCCTTAAAGTAGTCCCCAAAGCTGAAATTTCCCAACATCTCGAAAAACGTATGATGCCTCGAGGTCCTTCCTACATTTTCTATGTCGTTGGTCCTCAAACATTTCTGTGATGTGGTGGCTCTCAGAACCTCAGGTTTCTTCAACCCCAAAAAATAGGGCTTAAAGGGAACCATGCCCGCTATGGTAAACAGCAAGGTTGGATCATCCGGAATAAGACTGAAACTTGGAAACCTTTTATGTTCTTTTTGCTCGAAATACGATAGAAATAGCTCTCGTAATTCCTTTCCGCTTCGCTTTATCACAATAAAATGAAGCCTCCTTCTTAACAAGCACAAGACTTGATCTTGAATTATAATTCATTGACTGCTAATTGTTCAACAAATTCTTTCTGGCCACTTTAGAATCATGGATGACCCTTTCGTAGTCTACAGTCGTGTATTCGCCATTCCTATACACCCATTTGCCGTTCACAACTGTTCCCCACACATCCCTAGATGTTCCCGCAAAAACAATAAAACCGGCAAGGTTTTTTAAATCCCAACCAACGTAATGGGGTTTGTCGAGATCGACTAAAATAAAATCTGCCTTCCAATCTTCCCTTATCAAACCCGCCTTCGAAAAGCCCAAAGCCTTATAGCCGTTAACAGTAGCAATTTGGATTGCCTCTTTTGACTTTACCAATGTAGGATCTTTGTGCAACCCCTTCTGGATAAGAGATGCCGTCCGCATCTCAAGCCAAGGATCCAATCTGTTGTTGCTGGCAGCACCGTCACTTCCTAATGCCACATTTACCCTTTTTTGGATCATCTGTGATAGGGGGGCAAATCCGCTTCCAAGTTTCATGTTGCTACTTGGATTATGGACAATGGTTATGTTATCCTTCGCAATCTCAGATAACCTGTCTGCGGGGAACCATACTCCATGAGCCAAAACTAAGGATGCGACATTGGCAAGTCCCGTCTCATATAAAAGGCCGATCGGATCCTGTTTTAATTCGTTTATAATATAATTTCTCTCCCACTCCGTCTCAAGCCAATGAGTATGTATCCCTGCATGTAATCCTCTGGCGATTTCCGCTATTCTTGCCAACTTCTTGGGCGAAACGGTATAAGGTGCGTGGGGACCGAGCTGAACGGTTATCATTTCATCTTTGCCATGCCAATTATCGTAAAGCTTAATACCCTCCTTAAGCTTCAACGAAAAGAGAGGATCTTTGCCGATTAAACCCTGGCAAAGTCCACATCTCACACCTATTTCCAGGGCCGCATTTGCAACTTCGTCCATGTGAAAATACATGTCGCCAAAGCAAGTAACTCCGGCACTTATCATTTCTATAATTCCCAGTTGGGTGCCTATTCGTATGTGATTGGACTTGAGCTTTCCCTCAACAGGCCATATGTGTTTTTCTAACCAATCTTTCAAGGGAGCTTCTTCGCCAAGGCCTCGCAACAGCGTCATAGCCACATGGGTATGGGCGTTCACGAACCCCGGCAATAGTGCCTTTTTACTTTCACACAAACATTCTTCTTTGGCCCTTATCTTAGTCCCGTGGCCTTTCGGCAATATCGATGAGATACGACCTTTGGACACTGCAACATCACATATTTCCGCCCTCTCGCGATCTCCATCCAGTACTACAGCATCCCTAAAAACTATGTCAGCTTCTAAGCAACTTGCGACATCTGGGCTGTAAGTCGTCATTCTTCCCACCTTCCAAGATATTGCTCTTGTTCGGGAGTCATCCCTTCCAGTCTAATACCTAAAGCTTCTAGCTTATAGGAAGCCACTGCCCTGTCTATCTCGGAAGGAACTGGGTAAAGTCCCGGTTCGAGATCGTTCTCATGAATATAAAGAACCGATAATAGCTGAAGTGCAAAGGATAGATCCATGATTTCGATGGGATGGCCATCTCCACCGGCAAGGTTTACCAGCCTTCCCTCGACCAACAGATGCAAAGATCTCCCATCATGGGTCGTGTATGTCGTTACGCCGGGGCGCGTTATTGACTTTTTAGCCGCTATTTCACCCAAATCTATACAGGATATCTCGACGTCGAAGTGACCTGCATTTGCCAAAATTGCTCCATTTTTCATGACGGCAAAATGCTCTTTTCTGATCACATTAATGTTTCCCGTGGTAGTTACGAATATGTCCCCTGTTCGGGCTGCAGTAGCCATGTCGGTTACGTTGAAACCATCCATATAAGCCTCTAAAGCTCTATGGGGATCCGATTCGACAATCGTCACTCGCGCTCCAAGCCCCGATGCCCTGGAGGCTACCCCCCTGCCGCACCATCCGTACCCGCATACGACGACTTCCTTTCCGGCAATCAACATATTGGTCAGCCTGCATATTGCATCCCATACAGATTGGCCTGTTCCGTATCGGTTATCAAAGAGATGTTTGCTCAACGCATCATTGACCGCTAGCATGGGAAAAGCCAGGATCCCCTCATTTGACATCGCCTTCAGCCTCTTAATTCCCGTAGTTGTCTCCTCGCAACCGCCCTTTATATAAGGCAGGAGATCGGATCGCTCCTTGTGAATAAGCGTCACCAAATCTCCTCCATCATCTATTAGTATTTGTGGAGACCAGGCAAGCAGGGCATGCAGGTTACCATAATATTCGTCCCTTGTCATTCCGTGCCAGCTGTAAACCCTTATGCCGTTGGCGACCAGCGCTGCGCAAATATCGTCCTGTGTTGACAGGGGATTGCTCCCGGCAGCCATGACTTCGGCACCTAAAGCCTTAAGAGCCCTCAGAAGACACGCGGTCTTCGCCTCAAGATGCAGGCAGGCAGCAACCTTGACACCGTTTAAGTGGCGTTCTGGTTTAAATTTCTCTTGAAGAAGCTTTAAAACAGGCATAAAATTCCACGCCCATGCAATCTTTATTTTGCCTTGGTCTGCCAAAGCTGGATTTGCTATTCGGTATTCCTCCATAATATTTATCCGCCTCCCAGATTTGTTATTTCGTTGCAGATTCTAACGTCCCTTTCTTCATTTTCCAATCGACTCTTCGGCCTTCTTTATATCTTCCAAACACAAAGATTTGGAAGCCGCTTCAAGTATCGATCTTTCATAAGGTTTCTCTAGTATACCAACTTCTGTTACTATGCCAGAAATCATGTCGTTTGGAGTAATGTCGAAGGCAGGATTCCATACGGAAATATCATCGAGGAAGATTTTTGCACCGCCAAAGGAACGCACCTCTTCGGGTTTTCTTTCTTCTATCGGTATGGCTTCCCCATCGACCAAGTCCATATCTATGGTGCTCCTTGGAGCTGCCACATAAAAAGGAATTCCGTGATGACGACATAAAAGGGCCAGATTATAGGTACCTATCTTATTTGCCGTATCGCCATTTGATGCTATTCTGTCAGCACCCACTATTACAAGATCCACTCCACCCTTCTTCATCAAAAAGGCTGCCATGTTGTCGCATATCACAGTTACATCCAGACCTTCCGTCCATAGCTCCCAAGCCGACAACCTGGCTCCTTGGAGCAAAGGCCTTGTTTCGTCACAGTAAACCCTTACATCTTTTCCTATAGCCTTGCCCATTTTTATGATTCCAAGAGCTGTGCCCACAGCGCCAGTGGCAAGGGATCCTGCATTACAATGCGTTAGAACATTACATCGTTCAGGCAAAAGGTTTTGACCGTAAAAGGCGATTAAGTTCTCTATCTGTATTTCTTCTTGATGAATTTTGTTAGCTGTTTCAAGCAAATGATCTTTTAGCTTTGCTTCGACCGATTCGCTGCTCGAGCATTTGCAATCTGTCGCCTTTAAAAAACTTGCCGTTGCCTCCTCCATTTTCTTAAGAGCCCAAAACAGATTCACTGCAGTGGGTCTGGTCTTGGAAAGGCGCTCAATAGCACTTTGAACCCCACAAATTCCCCCTTCGGCAGCCAGAACCACTCCATAACCTGCTGCTATCCCTATTGCCGGTGCCCCTCTAACTATCATGTCTTCAATGGCTTCGGCAACATCTATGTAGTTTACGCATTTAACGTAAGATATTTCAAACGGTATTTTTCTTTGATCCAATAGATATAATGAGCCGTTCTCCCACTTTATTGGCTCGGGCGTTGACAATTGAAGTCACTCCTTGTTTTTAAATTGTTATTCTTCTTTAAAATAGATGGATATTATCTCAGCATTGGCCCTTCCGTCTATCATGCAGAGGGAAACTTCATCTCCAATTGCAACCTGAGATAGAGAGACAACTGTTTCGCCATCTTTGGAAAGGCAAGTTATCCACCCTCTAGAAAGACATTTTAAAGGTGACAAAGCGTCCAAAGAAGCCGCTGCGTGAGTCAGTCGCTCTTTCAAAGAGGATATAATCTTGTTCAAGTTCATTGAAAGATTTTGGGTAAGCCGCGCTATCTCAATACCGGCGGGATGAAGATAGAGGTTTTTAAGTATGTTTTGTAATCTAGCCAACTGTCTTTCGCACAAATTAGATTCCTGTTGGCATTTATGTAAAACAAGAGAGAACAGCCTGGCCTTCATGTGCCTTATTTGTTTATAAAGCTCTATGCGATCGGGAAAGACGTTTTCTGCGGCCGCCGAAGGCGTAGGAGCACGCATATCGGCAGCTAAATCGGACAACGTCCAGTCGATTTCATGACCTACCCCTGTGACGACCGGAAAAGGGCAGGCCCTAATGCTTCGCACTACTCTCTCGTCATCGAAGGGAGTCAGATCGTCCCGGCTTCCTCCTCCTCTGACCAAAAGCAGGATATCCAGCTCTTTCGTTGCAGCCAATTGCATTGCCCTAACTATATCCTGTGGGGCTTCTATTCCCTGTACCAACGTAGGAAACACGTATATTCGACATTGAGGAAAACGTTTTTTTGCGACCTTAATGACATCCTTTACAGCAGCACCAGTTTGCGAGGTCACAACTCCAACCTTGTTCGGATAAGGAGGCAACTTTCTTTTGACTCGAGGATCAAACAAGCCTTCCTTCTCCAGCCTTTTTTTCAATTCTTCCTTTGCCCTTGTTTGAGCTCCCTTTCCCAGAGGAAGGATATTTCGAGCATATAACTGATATGCACCTTGAGGTGGATAAAGACCAATGTACCCCTGCACTATCACCTCATCGCCTGCCTGAGGCCAAAGGGGAATATAGTTAGCATTGCTTTTAAACATCACGCAAGATAATCTGGATTGTTTGCTCCCGATCGAAAAATATACGTGGCCGCTATTATGTCTTTTGATTTCGATTATTTCTCCTTTAACGGCAACGTTCCGGAGAATCGGATCCTTTTCGATCAGATCCTTTATATAAAATGTTAGTTCATCTACAGTTATTACATTAGATGTCTTTGGCAAATTGTTAAGCAGAGGCATTTCCCTCGACATCTTTGCCATCTCCTTCGACTTCGGCAATGGATCTAACAATCTTGCCCAATACGCCGTTAACAAAACGTCCCGAATCCTCAGTCCCAAAGCGTTTAGCCAATTCTATAGCTTCCGAAATGGCTACGGGTATGGGAACGACCTTGCTATAGACGCCCTCGAACAATGCCAATCTTATAGCCTCAAGATCGACGGTAACCATTCGTTCAGGTCGCCATCCAATTATATGCATCCTTATTAAATTATCAATTTCAACCCTCTTTTCCCATATCTCCTTGACAAGCCAAATTGCATAATTCACGACCTCTTCCGATTCTCCATCGAAAGGAAAAAGTGCCATGGCTTCGTCGGGCGTTTGGTCATTTCTAAAATCTAGTGCATACAACAATTGTAAAGCTATTTCTCTCGCTCTTCGACGTTGCTGTTGAAGCAAAGACAAGCTATCTTGCCTCCCGTCTTAGTGTCTTCTGTCCATAATAGATGAAAAAAGATCGCTTAATTTACCGCTTATTACTAAACCGGCAATTCCCCATCCTATGAAACCGAATAAAATACAAAGGCCCAGGCCTTTTAAACCAAGTTGCGATATACCTGCTATGATTGCAACCACAGATCCCCAAAAAATTGGATATTTTCTGAGCCTATTCATCAATGCAGGGGCATCGAAGCTTTCTTCTTTAGACGTCCATGAAATCTTTACTTTCAAGCCCAGAGGGGCAAAAAGGTTAACAAGTTTATCCTGCAGCTCCTTCTTAACTGCGAGATCTCCGGAATGCGGAGAGACTACGATGACGTTAGCAACATTGTCATCTCCTTGCAACGTAGCCTCTCTTGCTTTATATTCCGGCGGCATTACAGTATTTGCCAAGGAAGTAATGGCCTCTTTCGATAGCCAGAGTTCCCCTAATTTGCCCCTACGCCACAGATATTCCATATCTTATATGGCTCCTTTTAAATATTTAATTTAATCTGCAAATCCAAGTACCCTGTATCGAAGTTGTTGCTATTGTATACTATCCCCATATTGATCCAGTTGCTTATTTTCCGCAAAATGGATTCCCTGCACATGGACATTCACTGCTTTAACGATATAACCAGTATAATTTTCGATCTGGTTTTTTATGGCCTCTTGCACGTCCCAAGCTATATCAGGGATTCTTAATCCATACTTGACCGATATATACGTATCAACCACTACCTCGTTTGGAGTGCCTTCTTCGATGGTTATCTTAACTCCGCTAGTTGGCCTTCGCCCCAAGCGCAGATTAGCCACCAATCCAGAACTGGCGGGCAAAACGCCGGAGACGCTTTTTAGAGCCTCAATAGCCATTTGTGATATTACCTCTTCCGCAATAACTACTTCGCCCTGGGGTTGCGCTTCCTCCAAAACTGGCTCTTCCTGAGCCGTTTCTTCTTCAATTTCATACTCATTGACATTCTGAATTTCGTCATCGTATGAGTCTTTATCGGTGCCTTCCTGCAATTCGCTTAAATATTTCTCTCTTTCTTCGTCCATAACTATATCCCTCCTTATTTATTTAACCCATCAGGGTCGATCGAAAGGCCGCAATTGGGACATATTAGGAATTCGTTTTCATCAAGAAGCATTGGATTAAACATGAACACCTGCTCACATCCGGGACAGCTCATCGATTCATAATAATCAGGCTCCACGTCTTCCGCATCTGCATCTTCTTCAAAGTATTCATATAAGGCATCAACTGCTTCCTCTAAATTATTCAAATCCATATCGAACTCGGAACAAAGGGATGTAAGTTTTTCGATCTTTTCATCTTGATTTTTAATTTTTACGTGTAAAGATTCTATTTCATTCAAAAGAGCATCGAGCAGATCTATCCAAGCTTTTTTTACGTCTTTACATGTCTCCGGCACGGAGATTTCCGATAACAACATTTGCATTCTTCGAGCCTTTTCTTCTAAATTCAAGGCTATACCCCCTTGCTCTTATCGCGTTCCAAATATTCGCCTGTACGGGTATCTATAAGCACGACATCTCCAACCTCGACAAACATTGGAACAGTAACAGTCAGACCAGTCTCCAGAGTCGCCGGCTTTCCTCCCCCTGAAACGGTATCGCCCTTATAACCTGGAGGAGTATCGACAACTTTCAAGGCGACAGTATTCGGAAGATCCACTCCAACTACATTGCCTTCATAAAGCCTCAATGTAACCTCTAAATTATCGCTCAAATACATCGCCTTGTCACCAAGCAGTGTGGAAGGAATATATATCTGATCGTAATTTTCCAAATCCATGAAGACGTAGTTATCTCCTTCTTTATATATGTATTGGGCCTCCCTTTCGTCAAAGACAACCCTCTCAAACCTTTCTCCAGCTCTAAAAGAGGTTTCGATTATCGTTCCGGAATATATGTTTTTAAGCTTCGTCCTGACGATTGCCCCTCCTCGGCCCATTTTATGATGCTGATAGTCTACAATTTCCCAAATGCTGTCTTCCCACTTTATCATCATTCCCTGTCTAAAGCTATTGGTGTCTACAATTTGTGCCATACGCTATCCTCCTAATGTTCGGTTTAGAGTTTTATTAATTTTATCTTATATGTGTTTTACGCATTGTCAAGATATAATAATCTATAACAACTCTCTGATGATTGCACTTACCTTCTCTATGCTAAAATCATCCCTATCTATTTGCTCAACCACCTTTCCTTTTTTAAATATCACAATTCCGTTAGGAGTTCCTGCTATTCCCACGTCGGCCTCCTTGGCTTCCCGCGGTCCGTTTACCTCGCATCCCATAACGGCAACGATCAAACCATCCGGAAGCCCCTTTAATAAGGGGCTTATGTCTTCCACAATTTTAGCTACATCTAAATGCTTTCTTCCGCACGTAGGACACGAAATGATCTCTACTCCCTTTTTTCTCAATCCCAGGGACCTAAGCAAGGCGTAACCGGCCTTTGCTTCTTCTACGGCCGGAGCGGACAAACTTATCCTCATCGTGTCCCCAAGGCCTTGCGTCAGAAGCAATGCCATACCTGCAGCCGATTTGACCAACCCATCGGGCATTACTCCAGCTTCCGTGATCCCGATATGAAGGGGGTATTTGGGAAAATGCTTGGAAAGCAATAAATTTGCGTTGACCGTTTCGGTTATGGATGTGGATTTACAAGAAAGAATGATATCTTCAAATCCCATGTCCTCAAGCATTTGAAGCTGCTCCTTAACGGCCAAAAAAAGAGCTTTAGCCTTATTTCCGTAAGACTGTCTCATTTGGACATTGCTTAACGAACCGCTGTTCGATCCTATCCTTATAACGGCTTTTCTCTCCCTTGCCAAGTTGACTATATCAACGAGGCCCTCCTTCGGCATATTTCCAGGGTTAATCCTAATAGCCATACAACCGGTCTCAAGCGCTGCAAGAGCTAGCTTGAAATCGAAATGAATATCAGCCATTATCGGCACTTTCGAGAATTGCAAAATATCCCTAAGGTATGGAAGGCAATTAATATTAGGGAAAGCCACGCGAAGAAGTTCACACCCCTCTTCAGCCAGCGAATCTATCTCCTTTCTACATGCTTCTACATCGGTAATCGGAGTTTTGAGCATACTCTCCACTCGGACGGGAAAACCGCTCCCTATGATTAGGTTTCCTATAGCAACCCTCTTCCGTAGTGTTGACATTTGGATCACCTGCTAAATATCCTAGTTATGTCTTGCCATGTAATTAATGCTATTAAGGCGAGAAGCACCATCATTCCTATAAAGTGTACTTTTTGTTCGATGTATTCGGGAACTTTCTTACGAAAGATCATTTCGATGGTGACGAAAAGCAACCTACCACCATCAAGAGCCGGAAAGGGAATTAGGTTGAATAAACCCAAGTTTAAGTTGATTATTCCCAGGAAAAATAAAAATGTCCATACTCCGCTTTTTGCTGCCTCGCCCGCCATTTCCGCTATCCCAACTGGCCCGGTAACATCTATCTTCTGCCCGCCAAATACCCAATTTACAAGGGCGCTGAAAATGTTTTTCGTCATCTCCCATAAATATTTTAGCGAGTATTGAATGGCGGAGAGCCCTTCGTATTTTATCTGCCCAGGTTTTATCCCCAATATATAAGCTCCGGTGACAGGATCGGGTTTTAGCAATACATTCCGAAAGACGAGCCGTCCCACTTCCGGGCGCTCCACTTCGATCGTTACCGGATTGTCTGCGTTGCTCTTTAAAGTTGTGGCCATTTCCAACCAAGTTGTAACTTTTTTGTCGTTTATAGACGTTATCGTATCTCCCGGTAGAAG encodes:
- a CDS encoding Asp23/Gls24 family envelope stress response protein, with the protein product MDEEREKYLSELQEGTDKDSYDDEIQNVNEYEIEEETAQEEPVLEEAQPQGEVVIAEEVISQMAIEALKSVSGVLPASSGLVANLRLGRRPTSGVKITIEEGTPNEVVVDTYISVKYGLRIPDIAWDVQEAIKNQIENYTGYIVKAVNVHVQGIHFAENKQLDQYGDSIQ
- the efp gene encoding elongation factor P — translated: MAQIVDTNSFRQGMMIKWEDSIWEIVDYQHHKMGRGGAIVRTKLKNIYSGTIIETSFRAGERFERVVFDEREAQYIYKEGDNYVFMDLENYDQIYIPSTLLGDKAMYLSDNLEVTLRLYEGNVVGVDLPNTVALKVVDTPPGYKGDTVSGGGKPATLETGLTVTVPMFVEVGDVVLIDTRTGEYLERDKSKGV
- the ispG gene encoding flavodoxin-dependent (E)-4-hydroxy-3-methylbut-2-enyl-diphosphate synthase; its protein translation is MSTLRKRVAIGNLIIGSGFPVRVESMLKTPITDVEACRKEIDSLAEEGCELLRVAFPNINCLPYLRDILQFSKVPIMADIHFDFKLALAALETGCMAIRINPGNMPKEGLVDIVNLARERKAVIRIGSNSGSLSNVQMRQSYGNKAKALFLAVKEQLQMLEDMGFEDIILSCKSTSITETVNANLLLSKHFPKYPLHIGITEAGVMPDGLVKSAAGMALLLTQGLGDTMRISLSAPAVEEAKAGYALLRSLGLRKKGVEIISCPTCGRKHLDVAKIVEDISPLLKGLPDGLIVAVMGCEVNGPREAKEADVGIAGTPNGIVIFKKGKVVEQIDRDDFSIEKVSAIIRELL
- the rseP gene encoding RIP metalloprotease RseP, yielding MFALVSFIIVIGVCVVSHEFGHFISARLLGVQVHEFAFGMGPAIYRKRKGETLWSIRVFPIGGFVRLAGMGEAVEGEVEDPERSFSAKSPARRWLILAAGSIINILLAIVIATLFLWGHGVLDMEHARIGELMPGYPAESIGLLPGDTITSINDKKVTTWLEMATTLKSNADNPVTIEVERPEVGRLVFRNVLLKPDPVTGAYILGIKPGQIKYEGLSAIQYSLKYLWEMTKNIFSALVNWVFGGQKIDVTGPVGIAEMAGEAAKSGVWTFLFFLGIINLNLGLFNLIPFPALDGGRLLFVTIEMIFRKKVPEYIEQKVHFIGMMVLLALIALITWQDITRIFSR